The Solirubrobacter pauli sequence CGCAGGCACGTCGATGTCGCCGTGGGGGTCGGGCTCGACGCCGGCCGGCAACGCGACCCAGCCCGGGAGTTGCTGGTCGTTCCCGGCCAACGCCCACCCCGGCACTGTGCTCGTAGGCGAGCTCGATTGCCGGCGCCACGCAAGCAGTTCGTCGGAGGGGGGCCAGGTAGCGTCGGTCGGTGCAGACATCGCCGCATCCTGCCAGCCCTTGATCATCGGCGGCGCCAGTGAAGCGCCACCGGGACGGCCCGTCCGAGGTGTGGCCGCGGCTGGTGTCGCACGTCGCCGCGACACCCGTCAGGATTTCCTCCCGTCAAGCGACCTTGGATGCGATGACGCGAATCTACATCCCGTCTCACGGCGCGCAGGACTGGCGCTGGCTGTTGGCCAAACCCCGCCTGCACTGGCGCCACGGCGCGTCCGCGAAAGCGCTCGCCGACAGCTGGGAAGCCGGCGACCCGTGGCCGGCCGAGATCCGGTCCGCGCTGGCGGCCAGCGGCTTCGGCGAACTCGAGTTGTTGTTCGCCGCCCCGGAGCACGAGACGCCGCTGCCCGGGGGTTCACGCGCATCACAGACCGACCTGCTGGTGCTCGCCCGACGCCCGGCAGGCGACCAGATCGTGTTCGCGGTCGAGGGCAAGGTCAACGAGCCGTTCGGCGACCACGCTGTCGATCAGTGGCGGGTCCAGAGCGACAGCCAGGGCCGCAAGGACCGGCTGGCGTTCCTGCTTGACCGGCTGGGTCTTGCCGACGACGCTTCGGTGGCGAGCCTGCGCTACCAGCTGCTGCACCGCACGGTCGCCGCGCTGCTCGAAGCCGAGCGCTTCGGGGCGCCTGAGGCCGTGATGCTCGTGCACTCGTTCAGTGCAACCGCCGAATGGCGTGACGACTACGTGAGCTTCGCGCGCGCCCTCGGCGCCGACCCCGACGAGCAGCCGATCGTGCCCGCGCAGGTGCCGGGCGACGTGACCCTGCATCTCGGCTGGGTCACCGGGCCCGTTGAGCCTGACGTCCCAGGTCAGCGGCTCGGCGCGCGCTTTGACCGGGCCGTGCGGCTCGCCCGCGAGCTCCACGCGGCGCAACAGCGAAAGGGCACGCAGATCCCGTACCTCGCGCACCTGCTGGGCGTCGCATCGCTGGTGCTCGAGGACGGCGGATCAGAGGACGAGGCGATCGCGGGGCTGCTGCACGACGCCGTCGAGGACCAGGGGGGCGCCCGGACGCTGCGCGAGATCGAGCAGCTCTTCGGACGCGAAGTCGCCCACATCGTCGCCGCCTGCTCGGACACCGACGTGGTCCCCAAGCCGCCGTGGCGTGAGCGCAAGGAGGCCTACATCGCTCACCTGGCCACCGCACATCCGTCCGTGCTGCGCGTCTCGCTGGCCGACAAGCTCCATAACGCGCGAGCGATCCAGTACGACCTGCAATCCGGCGCGGACGTGTGGCGCCGCTTCAACGCCGGTCGCGACGAAGTGCTCTGGTACTACGGCGCCCTGGCCGACGCTTTCCTGCAGCGCGGTGCCGGCCCAATGGCCGTCGAGCTGCAACGGACCGCGGCCGCCATCGCGGCGAATGCGCCCGATCGTTCTGCTCCGGGGGGCGGTCGCGAGACGGTCGTCAGCTCGCCGAAGGTCGCGGTCACCGTCGAGCCCGTGCCCGAGGAGCCCGCCGAAGGTGTGCCCGCGGCACTGGTCATCCCCGAGCCCGATAACGCCGTCGCCGACCAGCTCGCGCGCGTCGTACGTGCGCTCGTGGCCCGCGAGCCTGACCAGGCCCTGGCCGAGATCTCCAGCCTGGCGGGCGTCACCGCCCGCACGCATCCGATCGAGCGGATGCCGACGTTGCCCCGGGGGCAGTGGCCCAAGTCGACGCACGGGCAGACCCGCAATCCCGCGATCGGAGTGATCGCCCGGGTGTACGTCCGCGACGGATTCACGTGCGGCTGGTGCGGGCGCCAAACGATTCCGACCCAGGTGCTGCGGCTTCTATCGCACGCGTTTCCGGAGCAATTCCCGTACCACAACGCGTGGAAGATGGACATCGCTCCGCGGGCGTACTGGGACATCTCGACCAGCCTGGATCACGTGCGTGCCGTCTCGATGGGTGGCGACTACCAGGCCCCCACGAACCTGGTGACCGCGTGCGCGCGCTGCCAGTACCAAAAGAGCAACCTCCCAGTCGAGGCGCTGGGTTGGACGTTGCGCAGCGACGGCGACCGGTGGTCCGGGCTCGTCGACCAGTACGCCGCGCTGTGGGAACAACTCGGCAAGCCAGACACAGCCGAGCACAGCAAGTGGGTTCGTGCCTTCGCGGCGGCACTGAATGCCGAGCCCCTTCCTGTACCCGAGTGCTGAGCGGGCCCCGGCGCACGCTCGCGGGTGAGGTCACCGTTGTAGGACCAGCGTGTCGGGTCATTTTGTCCACCTCCAGCTGAGGTGCCTCGAAACGTCGCGAGCGGGCGTGGCTGAGGACGGGTACGCATCCGGGTTGAGCCTGAAGCTGCGGGTCTTCTCACGGATCTACCGGCGTGGCGACCGGCGCATGCCCCTGACGAAACCGCCGTCGCGCTGTCTTCGTCGGACTTCTCACGCGCGGCCGTGCGCTTCAATTGCAACCGGCACCGGCAGCCAGGTGGGCGCCCCTCGAAGGGGAAGGACAAATGAGCGCGATTACCACGCAGGCCCCCGGGGACTGCACACCCCGCGACTGGGACAGGAGCTCACCTGGCGGGAGCTCGAGATGAGCTCCGCGGATGACGGGCCGATCGCCCCCGAACTGAACCCCGCACTCGTGGAACGCATCGCGCACAGGGTCCTCCTGCGGCTGGTCAGCGACAGCCGCGGCGACGACTTTCAGTTGCTCACCGTCGCCCAAGTCGCGCGTCGCTTGCAGGTGCATTCGAGCTGGGTCTATGCCAATGCTCGACAGTTAGGCGCGTTGCGCCTTGGGACTGGCCCCAAGGCGCCCCTGCGCTTCGATCCGCGCCGCGTCGCGTTGGCGGTCGGGGACCCGTCCCTTCCGGCGGCCGGGCCGTCAAGCGCGCGCAGGCGCCCGGAGCCGCCAGCCCTCCGGCGGTTGCCGTCGCTGCCCACACCCGCACGCGGGCACCAGTCGGCGGCGTCCACCGGACCGTCAACCGGCGCCGCTGAGACCCGATGTGGACGTCGGCCCACAGGTCAGGTCAGGAAGACGTGGCGCAAACGTGACGAGCAATGGCGCTTCGCGCTGCGGATCTGGTGGCAGGGCGAACGCGTATGGGTGCCCCTCGGACTTGAAGCCGACGGCTGGAACGACTACCGCGCGAAGCTCGAGCTGGAGAACGTGACGCGCGAGATCGCCGCCGGTGTCTGGCGCCCGCCGACGCCGCAGCCGCTCGACCCGGGCGACCGCAATCCGATCTTCCGCGAGTTCGCCACCTTCTGGCTCGACGAGAAGCAGCCGGACCTCGAGCGCAGCACGTACGACGACTACCGGAACCTGCTGACCAACCACGTGCTGCCGGCGTTTCACGACAAGCGCCTGTCGGAGATCAACTACGAGGCGATCAACGCGTACCGGACGGCGCGGCTGCGCGAGGGCGCCAGGCGCAAGCGGGCGAGCGAGGCGGGTGTGCCGCTTCACGGTCGCCCCGGGCGACCGCTGCGGCCGTTCGGCGCGCGGCAGGTCAACGCCAGCGTCCGGCTACTCGCCCAGATCCTGGATCGCGCCGTGCGCTCGGAGAGGTTCGACCTGGAGCACCACCGCGCGCGGGAGCGCGAGCTGAAGGTCAAGCGCGAGAAGCCGGTCTACAGACGCTTCCTCGAAGTCGACGAACTGCTCGACGTGCTCGACGCGGCCCTGGAGATCGACCAGCGCTCGAGCCCCGAGACGCTGGAACTGGGGAAGACGGTGCGCCACCTGCGCGAGATCGAACGGCTGCCGTGGACGCGCATCGCGGCCACGATCGGCCGAGCGGAATCGACCACGATCTGGCTCTCCCGACAGACCGCGGGCGGTCGGCGCGCGCGCCGGGCGATGATCGCGACACTGGGCTTGTCCGGCCTCCGCGCCCACGAGGTCGCGGATCTGCGCCGTCGCCACCTGGACTTCACCCACGGGCGCATCGTCATCGCCGACGGTAAGACGTACGGCAGCGTCCGCGAGGTCCACATGTCGCCGTTCCTGCGCGAGGAGCTGCTGGTCTACGTCGCGGAAGTCGGGCAGACCGGCGCTGACGAGCTCGTGTTCCCGACCCGGCGGGGCACGCCGCACTCGCGCCAGAACCTCAACCGCCGCGTCCTGGCGCCGGCCGTCGCACGCGCCACGCAAGCCCGAGCGACGCGCGGCGACGCGGTGCTACCGCCCGCGATCACACCGCACACGCTGCGCCGCACGTTCGTCACGCTCTCGGCGCAGGCCGGGCGCAGCCCCTCGTGGATCCAGGCGCAGATCGGCCACGCCGACATGACCACGATGCAGCGCTACTACATGCAGGCCTCGCACTCAGAGACGCAGCCCCGAATGAAGCGCCTCGTCGAGTACGTGCTCGATGAAGCCGGCATGACGAACCAAGCCCACGCACCGACCGGCGAGGCTCGGCAAACGCTCTTGCTCCCCGACGATCCCGCCGCCCCGGGTATCTGAAGGCGACGCTTGATCCTTGTTTTCGGCAAGCGGTGCAGCTTCGAGCTTCGAGCTCGCATGGCGGCGCGTCGGCCTTGCTCGTACGCGTCCTGTGTCTGCGCGTCCGGCTCCTCGCTCGAGAGTGGTCGTTCCGTCGAACATCGATGAGCGGCTCCGAAGGCACCGCGATGCGGATACAGGTAGGTGATGGTCATTCCGTGCGCGCTCTGCGCCGGTCGGCAAACCACGACCGGTCACCGATGGGGGTTGGAGCTCGAGGATTCGAACGGAGCGCGGCTGGCTCGTGCCCCTCGCGACCGCTGTGCTGCTGCTCGCGGGACGCGCTGTCGGTCCAGCCGCGGCGGGCCAGACGCGGGGCCCGATCGCCATCCCGAACGGCGTGAACGCCGATCACGCTGAGTCGCGGGCGGACCTTGTGCACGCAGGCCGGTGCCTTGTCAGCTCGGCACCGTGGCACCGGTCCAACCTGACCACCGAGCCCACCGCCGCTGACGCACTCGCCTCGACCGCCGGGCCCCCTGGCGCGGCAGCCGGATCTGAGCGGTGCGCAGCGCCCAGACTAACCCGCGTGCGCACCGGCGTCGCCGCCGCGGAGCGCACGCCGGAAGATGGGTTGCGGCCGCCGACCAGCTTCAGCGGACGATCGTCGGATAGTCCAGGGGTGGACGGTTGACCGTGAACGCCGTACCGTGCCGGACGCTGCAGGATGTTGACGGCCGACCACGATTACACGCTGCTGTTCCGGTGCCCGATGTGCGCGACGGCCAACCGGATGCCCGCTGAGGTTCGGGCCGCTCTGCGCTGCGGCGCCTGCCGTTTGGACATCGACACGTGGCTTAAGGACGCGTTCGTCGATTTGAGCGCCTTCTGGCGAGCCGCGATCGCCACGCTGGCGACGATCTACCGTCCTGAGCTGTACCCGCTGCTCGAGCAGGCCCTCACGGAGCGACATCGTCCGTGCCGCGAGGCCGCGTGGCGCGCGCTCACCGAGCCGATCGCCATCGAGCGCGAACGTGGCCAGGTCGCGCACGCGCCGTGCTTGCTGGACCGGCTGACGGCCGATCAGCGAGCGAGCCTGCGGGTGCGCGTGCCGCGGGCCGCAGCCGTAGTCGGGCCGACGACGCGCCCGTCGTCACCGGCGCTCCCGCGCCAGGACGCGGCACCCGGCCGACGCGCACGACCCCCGGCGGCCAAGCCCTACACACGGCCGCGGCCGGAACCGGAGCGGGCGGTCGCTGATCGGGCCTTCGATAGCAGTAGCGCCTTCGATGGGCTCTCGCTACGGGAGCTCGCCACCGCCGCCCGTGAGTTGGCCGCGCAGCTCGAGAACGCGCCGCCGCGGTAAGCACTGCCCGCACCGGTCACGCGGCTCGCGAGCGCCGGAAACCGACGTTCCCGCTCTAGTCGCCACCCATGATCGCCCGGCGCGCCGCGAGGCGACGCTCGCGGATGATCTCGCTGGGTGCGCGGTCGGTGAGCAGCGCCACCGTGGGCTCGGTGAGCGCGTACTGCTCTGTGAGCGCGTGCGTGACGGTCTCGTCCGTGCCGGCGCGCAGCACCTGCGTGACCGCCTCAGCCCGGTCGAAGGCGGCAGCGGCGCCGAGCTGATCGAGGAACGCCCGGACCGAGGAGAAGCGGTCGGCCGGGCGCTTGGACAGCGCGCGCGCGATCGCGCGCTGCGTGGCCGGTGCGGCGGCGGACGGCAACGGCTCGGGGACGCCTTCGAGATGGCGGCGGGGCCACGCGTCGGACAGCGTGTCGAACGGTCCCCGGCCCGTCAGGATGAACTGGGCGACGCAGGCCAACGCGTACTGATCGCTGGCCGGGGTCGCCGGCTCCCCCCGCCAGAGCTCGGGAGCCATGTAGGCCGGTGAGCCGACGATCGCGCCCGCGCGGGTCAAGTGGCCGGTGTCGTGGACCGCGCTCGCGATCCCGAAGTCCGTGAGCAGCGCGTGCTGGTCGCGAGCACCGGGTGCCCACAGCAGCACGTTGTGCGGCTTGACGTCACGATGTACGAGCCCTGCGTCGTGCACCGCCTGGAGCGCGGAACCCAGCTGCCCCAGCACCGTCGTCGCGTCGCTCGGCTTCAGCGGACCGTTCACCCTGACCTGCGTCTGAAGATTAGGGCCGTCCACGAACCGCGTCGCGATGTAGACGCGGCCCGAGGCCGCATCGACCCCGGCCGTGTACACGGGAACGATGCCGACGTGCTCCACGCGCGCGGCCAACGTGATCTCGCGCTGAAATCGCGTCGCGGCGGACGCGTCCCCGACGAGGTGCTCAGCCAGCACCTTCAGCGCCACGCGACGCTCGAGGGCGCGGTCGCGGGCTTCGTAGACCTCACCCATGCCGCCTCGGCCGTGCAGGCGGAGCAGTTCGTAACCCGCGATGCGACGGCTCGCCGACGGCGCCGGTTCAGCCATCCTCAGCGAGCGCGTCCAGGTCGCGGCTGACGCGGCGCAGGCAGTCCTCGAACCGGTCGCGGATGCGCGCGCTCGTGCGGTCAAACCCGAACACGCGCGCCGCCTGCGGGATCAGGTGCTCCAGCTCGGCGCCCGGGCTCGCCTTGCGCATGCGCACGACGGCCGACGTTAGCTCCAGACAGGCGATCTGCTCGATGTCACGTCGGGTGCGCGGGTCGTCGGGGTCCGGGGTCCGGATCGGCGGCATCGCTTGTCCGCGCCGCCACAGGAAGTCGCCGCGGCGCTCCACCACGGCCTGGCGGGCGGCCTTTTCGACCGCACGGTTGACTGCCGTCTGCACGGTCTTGGTGACGCGGTCGACCCCGAAGGCGTCGGCCAACCGGCGCGCCAACTGTTCGACGTGGATCGGCGCCTCCACGTTGGCCACCTCGATCACCATCTCGACCTGCCGCCGTTGGTGGTGCGCGTCGGCGAAGTCGTAGAAGCGGGACGTGACCGGTGCAAGTTCCGCGCACTCGTACACGTGCACCCACGGCAGCGCTGACGGGTCATCCCGGACGTCCACGAGCGGACGGTCGCGGCGCACCCGCTCACCCTCGTCCGACGGCGCCGACGGGACCTCAGGCGCAGACGGCACAACCGCCGGTGTGGCGTCCCCGGGCGCGTCTTCGAGCGGCTCGGCGTCGCGGGCGGCCGTCAGCGCCGCCTCCAACCGCTGCACCTGCTCGCGGCGGTTCTTGACCCAGTCGATGCTCCACAGCGAGTACAGTCGCCAGCCGAGGTGCTCGAACACGCTGTTGCGGAGCCGGTCGCGGTCACGCGCGGTCGGAACCCGCGCGTAGTTGGGGCCGTCGGTGACGATGCCGAGCATAAACCGCGACGGCTCGGCCGGGTGCCGAACGCCGATGTCGATGCGTGACGGGCCGCGCCCGACGTTGAACGCCACCTCGTAGCCCAGCTTGTGGATCACCTCGGCCACTTCGGCTTCGAACTGCGACGGGGCGTCGGTACGGACGTCGGTCGCCGGGTCGGCCTCGCGCTCGGCCGCTCCCTCCCGGGCGTACTCGAGGTAGCGCTTGAGCAGGCGCGGCCCTGGTTTTGCGCTTTCGCTAAGGGTGAAGTCCGACGGCAGGACCGAGGAGATGACCTCGACGTATTCGCGCGCGCGGGTCACGGCGACGTTAAGCCGGCGGTGCCCGCCGTCGGACCCGAGCGGGCCGAAGTTCATCGGGAACGCGCCCTGTTCGTCGTAGCCGTAGCCGATGGAGAACAGGATCACGTCGCGCTCGTCGCCCTGCACGGCCTCGATGTGCTTGACGAACACCGAGTCCAGGCGGCCCTGGTTGAAGTGCGGCTCCAGGTGCGGGTGCTCGATCCGCTGGCGGTCGAGTTCCTCCTCGACCGCCTCCGCCTGGGCTGCGTTGAACGTGATCACGCCGAGCGACCGGTTGCTGCCGTCACCGAGGTGCGCGACCACGCGCTCGGCGACCACACGCGCTTCGCGGCGATTGGTCGTTGAACGTCCGCGATCGTAGATCCCGTCGGGCACGTGCACGAACCCGATGCCGGTCCGCGTGCCGTCCTCGGCGGCGCCCGGGAACGTCCACAGCGTGTCGTCGTAGACGTGGCGGTTGGAGAACGCGATCAGCCGTTCGTTGCGTGAGCGGTAGTGCCACCGCAGCGGATGCTCGGCGAGCAGCACGTTGCACGCGTCGAGCACTGATTCCTGGTTTTCCTCGATGCGATCGGCCTCTTCGTCGAAGCCGTCGTCGCTCTCCGCGCGTTGGAAGAACGAGGTCGGCGGCAGCTGCTTGGAGTCGCCGGCCACGATCAGCTGCGCTCCCCGGTAGATGCAGTTGATCGCGTCCCACGGCGGGACCTGCGAGGCCTCGTCGAAGACGACGAGATCAAAGCGATGGTCGGGGCTCAGGAAGTGGCTCACCGTCAGCGGGCTCATCATCAGGCACGGCTTGAGCTCGGACAGCAGGGTCGGCATCTGGGCCAGCAGCTTGCGCACCGGACGGAACCGGCGGCGCTTGCCGGCTTCGGTCTTCAGGATGGTGACTTCCGAGCCGACTCCGTCCACCAGCGCCGGGCGATGCCGGTTGCGCGCGGCGATCAGCCGGTCTGCCCCCGTGGCCACGAGCCGGCGATCAAGCGCACGGAACTCGTCGATCCAGCGGGCGTAGGTGGCGCCGTCGTCAGCGAACAGCTCCGGATTGTCCTTCTCGA is a genomic window containing:
- a CDS encoding HD domain-containing protein; translated protein: MTRIYIPSHGAQDWRWLLAKPRLHWRHGASAKALADSWEAGDPWPAEIRSALAASGFGELELLFAAPEHETPLPGGSRASQTDLLVLARRPAGDQIVFAVEGKVNEPFGDHAVDQWRVQSDSQGRKDRLAFLLDRLGLADDASVASLRYQLLHRTVAALLEAERFGAPEAVMLVHSFSATAEWRDDYVSFARALGADPDEQPIVPAQVPGDVTLHLGWVTGPVEPDVPGQRLGARFDRAVRLARELHAAQQRKGTQIPYLAHLLGVASLVLEDGGSEDEAIAGLLHDAVEDQGGARTLREIEQLFGREVAHIVAACSDTDVVPKPPWRERKEAYIAHLATAHPSVLRVSLADKLHNARAIQYDLQSGADVWRRFNAGRDEVLWYYGALADAFLQRGAGPMAVELQRTAAAIAANAPDRSAPGGGRETVVSSPKVAVTVEPVPEEPAEGVPAALVIPEPDNAVADQLARVVRALVAREPDQALAEISSLAGVTARTHPIERMPTLPRGQWPKSTHGQTRNPAIGVIARVYVRDGFTCGWCGRQTIPTQVLRLLSHAFPEQFPYHNAWKMDIAPRAYWDISTSLDHVRAVSMGGDYQAPTNLVTACARCQYQKSNLPVEALGWTLRSDGDRWSGLVDQYAALWEQLGKPDTAEHSKWVRAFAAALNAEPLPVPEC
- a CDS encoding tyrosine-type recombinase/integrase; the encoded protein is MSSADDGPIAPELNPALVERIAHRVLLRLVSDSRGDDFQLLTVAQVARRLQVHSSWVYANARQLGALRLGTGPKAPLRFDPRRVALAVGDPSLPAAGPSSARRRPEPPALRRLPSLPTPARGHQSAASTGPSTGAAETRCGRRPTGQVRKTWRKRDEQWRFALRIWWQGERVWVPLGLEADGWNDYRAKLELENVTREIAAGVWRPPTPQPLDPGDRNPIFREFATFWLDEKQPDLERSTYDDYRNLLTNHVLPAFHDKRLSEINYEAINAYRTARLREGARRKRASEAGVPLHGRPGRPLRPFGARQVNASVRLLAQILDRAVRSERFDLEHHRARERELKVKREKPVYRRFLEVDELLDVLDAALEIDQRSSPETLELGKTVRHLREIERLPWTRIAATIGRAESTTIWLSRQTAGGRRARRAMIATLGLSGLRAHEVADLRRRHLDFTHGRIVIADGKTYGSVREVHMSPFLREELLVYVAEVGQTGADELVFPTRRGTPHSRQNLNRRVLAPAVARATQARATRGDAVLPPAITPHTLRRTFVTLSAQAGRSPSWIQAQIGHADMTTMQRYYMQASHSETQPRMKRLVEYVLDEAGMTNQAHAPTGEARQTLLLPDDPAAPGI
- a CDS encoding serine/threonine-protein kinase, whose protein sequence is MAEPAPSASRRIAGYELLRLHGRGGMGEVYEARDRALERRVALKVLAEHLVGDASAATRFQREITLAARVEHVGIVPVYTAGVDAASGRVYIATRFVDGPNLQTQVRVNGPLKPSDATTVLGQLGSALQAVHDAGLVHRDVKPHNVLLWAPGARDQHALLTDFGIASAVHDTGHLTRAGAIVGSPAYMAPELWRGEPATPASDQYALACVAQFILTGRGPFDTLSDAWPRRHLEGVPEPLPSAAAPATQRAIARALSKRPADRFSSVRAFLDQLGAAAAFDRAEAVTQVLRAGTDETVTHALTEQYALTEPTVALLTDRAPSEIIRERRLAARRAIMGGD